A region from the Poecilia reticulata strain Guanapo linkage group LG12, Guppy_female_1.0+MT, whole genome shotgun sequence genome encodes:
- the dcp2 gene encoding m7GpppN-mRNA hydrolase isoform X2: protein MFSASMETKRVEIPTSVLDDLCSRFILHIPSEERDNAIRVCFQIELAHWFYLDFCIQNTPGAPQCGIRDFAKAVFHHCPFLLPHGEDVQKVLEEWKEYKMGVPTYGAIILDESLENALLVQGYLAKSGWGFPKGKVNEDEAPHDCAVREVLEETGFDIKNRICKDVYIEQKITDQLVRLYIIPGVPKDTKFNPKTRKEIRNIEWFPIEKLPCHRNDMTPKSKLGLAPNRFFMAIPFIRSKSRNNAGTDVYPGEGWTKHKQQRTPGQMNQNDPNQKLVLKSSGRKRQDSPCVKRGIGENGSNNQQKEYKQTQPRRLQDMFERDMATSSSSYHSSAGDKDFEHLVSSKAFLNFKFDKDAIMKCFDY from the exons ATGTTTTCAGCCAGCATGGAAACCAAAAGAGTGGAAATTCCCACCAGCGTACTAGACGATCTGTGCAG TCGGTTCATCCTCCACATCCCCAGCGAGGAGCGGGACAACGCTATTCGTGTGTGCTTCCAGATTGAGCTGGCTCACTGGTTTTATCTGGACTTCTGCATTCAAAACACTCCAGGAGCACCTCAGTGTGGAATCAGAGACTTCGCCAAAGCTG TTTTCCATCATTGTCCATTTCTGCTGCCGCATGGAGAGGATGTGCAGAAGGTTCTGGAGGAATGGAAGGAGTACAAGATGGGTGTACCCACGTATGGGGCAATTATTCTAGATGAATCACTGGAGAAT gcgCTGCTTGTTCAGGGCTACCTGGCCAAGTCCGGCTGGGGATTTCCAAAGGGGAAAGTGAatgaggatgaagctcctcaTGACTGTGCAGTTCGTGAA GTGCTGGAGGAGACAGGTTTTGATATCAAGAACCGCATCTGCAAAGACGTGTACATTGAGCAGAAGATAACTGACCAGTTGGTACGACTCTATATCATCCCAGGAGTACCCAAGGATACAAAGTTCAACCCCAAAACACGGAAAGAGATCAGG aacattgAATGGTTTCCTATCGAGAAGCTGCCCTGCCACAGGAATGACATGACTCCAAAGTCTAAACTGGGACTAGCACCTAATCGGTTTTTCATGGCCATTCCATTCATCAG GTCAAAGAGCCGAAACAATGCAGGCACTGATGTATATCCAGGAGAGGGGTGGACCAAACACAAGCAGCAGAGGACTCCAGGGCAGATGAACCAGAATGATCCCAACCAG AAACTGGTTTTGAAAAGCAGTGGCAGAAAAAGACAGGACTCTCCTTGTGTAAAGAGAGGAATCGGTGAAAATGGATCCAATAACCAGCAG AAAGAATACAAACAAACTCAGCCCAGACGACTACAAGATATGTTTGAGAGAG ACATGGCTACAAGCAGTTCCAGTTACCATTCATCAGCTGGAGACAAAGACTTTGAGCACTTGGTTTCCTCCAAGGCTTTCCTGAATTTCAAATTTGACAAAGACGCCATCATGAAATGCTTTGATTACTGA
- the dcp2 gene encoding m7GpppN-mRNA hydrolase isoform X1, with protein sequence MFSASMETKRVEIPTSVLDDLCSRFILHIPSEERDNAIRVCFQIELAHWFYLDFCIQNTPGAPQCGIRDFAKAVFHHCPFLLPHGEDVQKVLEEWKEYKMGVPTYGAIILDESLENALLVQGYLAKSGWGFPKGKVNEDEAPHDCAVREVLEETGFDIKNRICKDVYIEQKITDQLVRLYIIPGVPKDTKFNPKTRKEIRNIEWFPIEKLPCHRNDMTPKSKLGLAPNRFFMAIPFIRPLREWINRLKGESDSDEELANNRMTPSKPLDGIRSKSRNNAGTDVYPGEGWTKHKQQRTPGQMNQNDPNQKLVLKSSGRKRQDSPCVKRGIGENGSNNQQKEYKQTQPRRLQDMFERDMATSSSSYHSSAGDKDFEHLVSSKAFLNFKFDKDAIMKCFDY encoded by the exons ATGTTTTCAGCCAGCATGGAAACCAAAAGAGTGGAAATTCCCACCAGCGTACTAGACGATCTGTGCAG TCGGTTCATCCTCCACATCCCCAGCGAGGAGCGGGACAACGCTATTCGTGTGTGCTTCCAGATTGAGCTGGCTCACTGGTTTTATCTGGACTTCTGCATTCAAAACACTCCAGGAGCACCTCAGTGTGGAATCAGAGACTTCGCCAAAGCTG TTTTCCATCATTGTCCATTTCTGCTGCCGCATGGAGAGGATGTGCAGAAGGTTCTGGAGGAATGGAAGGAGTACAAGATGGGTGTACCCACGTATGGGGCAATTATTCTAGATGAATCACTGGAGAAT gcgCTGCTTGTTCAGGGCTACCTGGCCAAGTCCGGCTGGGGATTTCCAAAGGGGAAAGTGAatgaggatgaagctcctcaTGACTGTGCAGTTCGTGAA GTGCTGGAGGAGACAGGTTTTGATATCAAGAACCGCATCTGCAAAGACGTGTACATTGAGCAGAAGATAACTGACCAGTTGGTACGACTCTATATCATCCCAGGAGTACCCAAGGATACAAAGTTCAACCCCAAAACACGGAAAGAGATCAGG aacattgAATGGTTTCCTATCGAGAAGCTGCCCTGCCACAGGAATGACATGACTCCAAAGTCTAAACTGGGACTAGCACCTAATCGGTTTTTCATGGCCATTCCATTCATCAG ACCACTGCGTGAATGGATTAACAGACTAAAGGGTGAATCAGATAGTGATGAGGAGCTGGCAAACAACAGGATGACTCCATCCAAACCTTTAGACGGCATTcg GTCAAAGAGCCGAAACAATGCAGGCACTGATGTATATCCAGGAGAGGGGTGGACCAAACACAAGCAGCAGAGGACTCCAGGGCAGATGAACCAGAATGATCCCAACCAG AAACTGGTTTTGAAAAGCAGTGGCAGAAAAAGACAGGACTCTCCTTGTGTAAAGAGAGGAATCGGTGAAAATGGATCCAATAACCAGCAG AAAGAATACAAACAAACTCAGCCCAGACGACTACAAGATATGTTTGAGAGAG ACATGGCTACAAGCAGTTCCAGTTACCATTCATCAGCTGGAGACAAAGACTTTGAGCACTTGGTTTCCTCCAAGGCTTTCCTGAATTTCAAATTTGACAAAGACGCCATCATGAAATGCTTTGATTACTGA